In Cytobacillus oceanisediminis, the following proteins share a genomic window:
- the fabZ gene encoding 3-hydroxyacyl-ACP dehydratase FabZ, with protein sequence MKLNVEEIKEIIPHRYPFLFVDSIEELEPGKRAVGKKNVSANEEVFNGHFPNYNVFPGCLTLEACAQTGAVALLSLDEYKGKLAFFAGVEKCRWKRQVRPGDTLIMEVELLSVRRGIGKGKAVATVEGEVAMEAEIMFAIER encoded by the coding sequence ATGAAATTGAATGTAGAAGAAATTAAAGAAATAATCCCTCACCGATACCCATTTCTGTTTGTGGATTCCATTGAAGAGCTTGAGCCTGGAAAAAGAGCCGTCGGTAAAAAGAATGTAAGTGCCAACGAGGAAGTGTTCAATGGGCATTTCCCAAATTACAATGTATTTCCAGGATGCCTGACGCTTGAAGCCTGTGCGCAGACAGGAGCTGTTGCCCTGCTGTCACTGGATGAATATAAAGGAAAACTTGCCTTTTTCGCAGGTGTGGAGAAATGCCGATGGAAACGCCAGGTGCGGCCGGGCGATACACTCATCATGGAAGTCGAACTGCTCTCCGTCCGCAGAGGAATCGGAAAAGGAAAAGCTGTTGCGACTGTAGAGGGCGAAGTGGCGATGGAAGCTGAAATTATGTTTGCAATTGAAAGGTAA